gagcttcatcctcggtcATGCCCTCGCGCATGAAGAAAGCGACGATCTGCTTTGCAACACCCACGCCAGCACTTCCCGCACCAAGGAAGACAGCACGGTGATCCTTGCAGGGAAGGCCAGAGCGCTTCACAGCATTGATGACACCACCGAGGATAACAGCACCCGTGCCCTGGATGTCATCGTTGAAGCAGGTGTAGACATCCTGGTATCTTTCTAGCGCAGGGAAGGGATTCTTGAAATCCTCAAACTGAATAACAATGCTGCAAGTTGCGAGAAAAACCCGTTAGTTTCCGTTATCGTCGGAAGAAGTTGGGGTGATCGTGGTCTATTGACGACTTACCCGGGCCAGCGCTCGGTGAGAGCACCCATCAGCTCGTCCAAGAATTCCCGCTCCTGATCGGGAGTAATCTTATCGTGGCGGCTACCCATGTAAAGCGGGTCTTCCCGGAGAGCTTTGTTGCTTGTGCCCAGATCTAGAGTCAAGGGCAGGGTGGCTTCGGGTCGAATACCTGCACACGAAGTGTAGAGAGCCAATTTACCAATAGGAATGCCCATTCCATTGATGCCAAGGTCACCTAGACCGAGAATTCGGGAACCATCGGTGATGCATGTGATCTCCACGTTGGGCTGTGGCCAGTTGGCGATGACAGCAGCCAAGTTACCCCGGTCTTCCCAGCTAAGGTACATGCCTAGTTGAAAGTTAGAATCTCGGTCTTAACTCGGCGACATGTGGGTTGGGGAACTTTGAAACTAACCTTCCGGCTGTTGGTAGATCTCGGACCACCTCTGACAGGCTTCTCCAACGACCGGGGTATAGATGAGGGGAGTCAATTCCTATTCGACCATTAGTTCTCTGATCGTCACGAAAATGCAAGAGCTCCGATGCAGCCCCGAGATCTTACCTTGAGATGATCTGTAACCAAGCGGTAAAACAGGTGCACATTGTTCTTGCGGAGAGTGCTGAGATAGAGGAATTTGTCGATTGCTGTCTGCTTCAAGCCCAGCTGAGCGAGACCTATAGTCTAGTCAGCAACTCTAGCCACCTCCACAAACCCCAATACCAATATTACATACACCTTGTTTTCTGGACCTCGTAGCTTTCTGCACGGGGAGGAGTCAGACCGTAGGTGCGGAGGTACTTGCGGATGTAGGGCGGGTTGGCGGTGTCATAGTTTTGTTCACTAATCGACAAGATATCGCATTAGCAGCCAGTTCAAGTGTATAGACTAAGTATGCCAGAAGGTAGCGTACATTGGACCATTGTGGTTAACATGGGGGGTCGCATGGACCGGACGGGTTTGTTGTGAGGGAAATCGAGCCATTTTGGAAATCTGAGTCACAGAAGCAGCAACACTATGGCAGCGAGGACCAAGGacagcagaagatgaagatacGGAAAGATGCAATCGAGATGCGGAGGCCAACGGCGATGGTCTTGTTTTATGTAGTAACGTACGAGACACTAGCACTGAACGCCCCTGAGGAGTAATCCACCGCATTCCGAGATTGCAAAGTCAAGATGATGACCCTGCGAGCTTCAAGGAGGCGGCCGCGAGTCGGGACTATGAACTCAGAACCAGGTTGGAGCTGTGACCAAACGATGAGTCTGGGGCCAGGAATCGGGAAGACTCGGGGAGTAAAGAGCCAGTCAGGGAGGTCGGGATCGAAGCGGTGGGTATTTTGGGGGAGACAATGGTTGCATGGCAGCGAACCGTTTTGGTTTTTTGGCTGGAATTGATGGGAACAACGAAGCTTTGGGCAAATGAAAAGTGTTTGGCGCGGCCGTGGAGAAAACGGGACGTTTCCGAGAGAGCCTTAGGCACCTTAGGCCCCTAAGCCTCCTGTGGCAAGTCAAGCTGCAGACGAAATgcggagaaaaagaaaccaaggcGCGAAGCGAATAGTAATAatgagaaggtgaagaagggaggatgaggccggAAGAGTGGAGGATTTTGGTGAGGTATTTCTTTGAGAGTTTGTTGCAGGACGGGGGCTACAATGTAGGGGGCAGCACAGTGTGAGAGCACACGACCTGTTTATTCTGACCAGTTCGGAGTGCTCCAGCTTCATTGCTGGACTGCTTGAGCTAGCCTGTTTCTGCCGTCGGTGCCCCAACATTGTCGCTCGACGAGAATAATATTAGCAATTATGCCTCAGCAGAACGCAGGAAACCCCCCGGCGCTTATTCTGAATTTCCAGTCCTTACTGGGCAACACCCGCAGCGGCCTGGACTGACATCCGAGATGGCATCCCGAGATATATTTTTTCCTCCCCAGTGGAGCAGAATCCATACCCCAATTGCCCACGCTAGAGAAGGAACAGGACTAGGTCTACCGAGTAGTTTCGAGTCCCAGCAAAAAGGGCCCAGGTGGGTCGGGGCTCATGTGGCAGAATTAGCCTAAGCTGGCCGAGAGCTGCTGCTGACCACGCAGCATCTCGCAACTCCCGACAGGCACTAAGAGATAGTCTCGCACTAACTCCTAGAGGAAGGATTCTGGACTGCCAGAGATGGGGGTTTCGAGTTTCCACCATAGTTCGAGTTTTCGTGCCTCAACGATTTCTTCATCGTTTCGACTCCGACCACTTCTGgccttctccgcagccaTCCATCATACACGCGGCCCGGATGACGACCGAGCGAGCTGCGATTCTTCGTTCGCTTACTCGAGTTCAATTCGTGATACATCAAGGATGCTGCAGGAGGCAAAAGTGCGCAGCACTATATGCGTGggaggaaggggaaaatGCCGCATTCTCCAGAGTCCCCAGCACTTCTCAGTATCTTCGGGCTTGCGTGTCGTACACGAGACCTCATCTCAGCCCGTCTCCAAATGAGAGCTGATCCCAACCAGGCATACAACTGCTTGTTGCCCAATTAACAG
This region of Aspergillus puulaauensis MK2 DNA, chromosome 5, nearly complete sequence genomic DNA includes:
- a CDS encoding uncharacterized protein (COG:C;~EggNog:ENOG410PGTW;~InterPro:IPR036291,IPR012301,IPR012302,IPR001891, IPR015884,IPR037062;~PFAM:PF00390,PF03949;~go_function: GO:0004470 - malic enzyme activity [Evidence IEA];~go_function: GO:0004471 - malate dehydrogenase (decarboxylating) (NAD+) activity [Evidence IEA];~go_function: GO:0051287 - NAD binding [Evidence IEA];~go_process: GO:0055114 - oxidation-reduction process [Evidence IEA]), giving the protein MRWITPQGRSVLVSRTLLHKTRPSPLASASRLHLSVSSSSAVLGPRCHSVAASVTQISKMARFPSQQTRPVHATPHVNHNGPIEQNYDTANPPYIRKYLRTYGLTPPRAESYEVQKTRCLAQLGLKQTAIDKFLYLSTLRKNNVHLFYRLVTDHLKELTPLIYTPVVGEACQRWSEIYQQPEGMYLSWEDRGNLAAVIANWPQPNVEITCITDGSRILGLGDLGINGMGIPIGKLALYTSCAGIRPEATLPLTLDLGTSNKALREDPLYMGSRHDKITPDQEREFLDELMGALTERWPGIVIQFEDFKNPFPALERYQDVYTCFNDDIQGTGAVILGGVINAVKRSGLPCKDHRAVFLGAGSAGVGVAKQIVAFFMREGMTEDEARSCFYLVDTKGLVTADRGDKLADHKVYFARSDNQGQQLKTLEDVVDHVKPTILMGLSTLGGVFTPEILRKMAEWNTSPIVFPLSNPSSKSECDYESAVTNTDGRVLFASGSPFPTMSFTNAAGEHKMHYPGQGNNMYVFPGIGLGTILSKAVKVTDSMIYASGEALSKALTAEEIERGLLYPDLTRIRQVSVVVARNVIRAAQEDKVDREATLRTVDDEALDAWIKGRMYDPHSEVHSLEREVGAILSSLGAPQQIGLNGSADDAKL